TCTTCCGACCCGACGGTGACGCGTTGACGCCCAACTGGAAGCACTTGCCGATCGGATATCACGGCCGCTCCGGAACCGTCGTGGTCAGCGGCACCGACATCGTCCGGCCGTGCGGTCAGCGCAAAGCCCCCACCGACACCGAACCGACGTTCGGCCCGAGCATCAGGCTCGACATCGAAGCCGAGCTCGGGTTCGTCGTCGGCGGCGACACGGCGGTCGGCAGCCCGGTGTCCATCGACGAGGCGAGCGACCACCTGTTCGGAGTCGGCTTGTTCAACGACTGGTCGGCACGCGACATCCAGGCCTGGGAGTACGTGCCGCTCGGCCCGTTCCTCGGCAAGTCGTTCGCGTCCTCGCTCGCTGCCTGGATCACCCCGATGGCGGCGCTCCGGGCGGCGAAAACGGCTCTGCCGAAACAGGATCCGCAACCGCTGCCGTACCTGCAGGGCGACGACCTCTTCGGACTCGACATCGCGATCGAGGTCGAGATCAACGGTCAGGTCGTGAGCCGTCCTCCGTACTCCACGATGTACTGGTCACCGACCCAGATGCTCGCGCACATGACGGTCAACGGCGCCGGCCTGCGCACCGGCGACTTGTTCGCCTCGGGCACGGTGTCGGGCGATGAGAAGGACGAGCGCGGCAGCTTCCTCGAACTTTCCTGGAGCGGCAAGGAGCCGTTCGCGCTCGCCGACGGATCGACCCGATCATTCCTCGAGGACGGCGACATCGTCACTTTGCGCGCGACCGCCCCGGGCACCGACGGCGCACGCATCGGCTTGGGCGAGGTCACCGGCAGGATCCTCCCGGCGCGCACCTGACCTCCCGACCGGCGGGCGTCGTGCCCGCGAGCCGAGAGCCGAGATCATGTGTCCGACAAACCGGTAACCCTGCATGGCGGTCGCGCGGGCGGGGGCGGCATCGGGATCCCCGGACTCTACGTGACCGGCGACCCCGGTGCTGTCGACGACAACGCCAAGGAAGGCACGCTCGGCGTCCGGCTCGGCCTGGGTTGGGCGAAGTCGCACTCCTTCTACGCCGGCCAGTGCCCGGTGAGAAGTACAACCGCGGTCTGATGAAGATGATCCTCGCGGGCAAGGCCGATGTCGCGAAGGCCGTCAACGCGACGGTCATCTCCCTGGACGACGCCCCGCAGGGCTACTCCGATTTCGACCAAGGAGCCGCGAAGAAGTACGTCATCGACCCGCACGGTATGACGAAGTCCGCCTGATCGGCGGCAGGAACAGAGTCGGCGCACCCGGAGTGGGTGCGCCGATTCTGTTGCTGCTCAGTGATTTTCAGTACATGCGGTCGCCGGGTGGTGTCTGCTCCTCACTCGCACCACCGCGCTGCTTGCGCACCACATAGGTGCCGGGCCACGAGTCGTGGAAGGCCTGGTTCATGCGGTCGCTCAGCGGGCGCAGGTAGTCGACGATCTGGAAGATCGTCACCAGGAAGCTCAGCAACGGAACAGGGCCGACGATCGAGGTGAGTTGTTTGACCGCGAACCGGTAGACGGCGGCACCGAAGGTGGGCGGTTTGTCGTTCTCCTCCCGGCGCACCTTGATGCCCAGCAGCATCTTGCCGACGGTCTGCCCACGCCATACTGTCAGGGCCACCTCGTACACGAAGTAGACCGCGACGGCGACGAGTCCGACCTGCCAGGGGAAGTTGTAGAGCGCGTCCGGGGCGTCGGGTGTACCCCGGCCTTCGCGGGCAGCGTCCAGACTCTCGTTGAAGTAGGTGCGGACCACGTGCACCCAGTCCGACAACCAGGGCCAAGCCAGCGGCGCGGCGATCGCGGAGGTCAGGATGTTGTCGACAATGAATGCCAGCGCTCGACGCCAGAACGGTGCGAGTTCGGCGCCGTCCGGTGTGCGTGCCGTGGCAGACGCCGGCTGGAACTGGCCACGATACGGACCGTTCGGACTGCTCTGCTGCTGACCGGGCCGGTGCTGGCCCGGATGCGGGAGGTGCGGGTGCTGGTGGTGCTGGGGCACCTGCGGCGCCGCGCTGATGTGGGACTTCTCCAGGCCCGGCTTGACGCGGGGCATCGTCCGGTCGGTCCACAGGATTCCGTCCCAGTACCGCAGGGTGTCCGGGTCGTTCGGATCCGGATACCAGCCGGACGCACGTTCGCTCATGTCCGCATTGTGTCAACCGCCTCGGGCGGCGGCGACCACCGACCGCGTACCTCCCCCTGGGGAGGAGGCGAACAGCCGTGCTCAGTTGTCCCGCTGACGCGCTACGGCCAGGGCGATCTCGTCGTGGGTACGCAGCAGTTCCAGCGCGCTTCCCCAACGTTGCATCAGTTGGCGCGACTGCTCGCGAGTGGTGTCGTGCGGCGATTCGAACGCCATCACCCAGTGACGGCCGTGTTCGCGCAGGTGGTCGCCGACGTGTGCCCGCAGCGTCCGGCTGGTCAGCCCCGGAAAGCGGGCGGGGTCGGCCACGAGCGCCGCGGGGAGTGCGGGATTCACCGACGCGGGAGTGATGACATGTCGTTCGGTCGCCCAGCGGTACCCGATCATCGCGAACTGGACGCCCGTGTCGGCCACTCGCTGCCCGAGCGCGAACAGACCGTTCGCGTCCATCGGCTCGGCGCCGGCGTCGAGCAGCAACTCGCAACGCTCCATCACCCCGCCGGGCTCGGGCTGAATGGTGAGCGACCCGTGCCAGCCCTGGCCCTCGACGCAAAGGCTGGTCGACCCCTGCGACATCACCCGGGCGAGTTCGGTGACCGCCGCGACGTCCCATTCCGATTCCGGTGGCTCCATCAGTCCCGCGAACTGCGGCTTGCCGCGATCGAAGGCCGCGACCACCGACTCCGTCATCGTTCCGGGCGTGGCCCGGTCATAGGGGTGCAGCACCTCGGCGTCGAGCGCGAATACCCAGGCGGAGTCGCGTGGTTCACGCCACCCGGACGGCTTCTCCTCCTGCGTCTGGCCAACAGAGTGGACGGTTGGTCACACCTCAACCGAGGGCCTGATCAACCTTGGATGGGATACCAGGAGCAGATCACCGGCGCGCAGCGAACCGCCAACGGGCATCTGTCAGAGTACGTGCGCCATGACCCGACCTCGGGCCGGCCGGTTGCCTTCGACGGACGGACGTTCCGCGGGGACCCACCTGTCGAAACCTTCCTCGATGCAAAGCACGGCTACGCCCAGCTCGCTCACCAGCCTCGAAGCGACTGGTCGACCGGCACCAGTGATCGACTGGTCAGCGAGGCAGAACGTCAGGTGCGTGCGTTGCCGGACGGCGCGCGTCTGGAGTGGCACGCGTCCGACCCTGCCGGTGCTGCCGCCATCAAGGATCTGCTGGATTCCCGAGGTATCTTCGAGATCGACGTCATTCACACATCGAAGGTCTGAACAGATGAACACGACTAACACCACG
This is a stretch of genomic DNA from Yimella lutea. It encodes these proteins:
- the fahA gene encoding fumarylacetoacetase; its protein translation is MTDLPTTELFGLDNLPYGVATKACHAPHVVARLGDHAVDLAGLATDADGAAWIDAWSQPNLNAFVAQGPSSWAAARTWLQETLHDQSRRDAVLARLHPLDDLTMQLPIAVADYVDFYASENHATNVGRIFRPDGDALTPNWKHLPIGYHGRSGTVVVSGTDIVRPCGQRKAPTDTEPTFGPSIRLDIEAELGFVVGGDTAVGSPVSIDEASDHLFGVGLFNDWSARDIQAWEYVPLGPFLGKSFASSLAAWITPMAALRAAKTALPKQDPQPLPYLQGDDLFGLDIAIEVEINGQVVSRPPYSTMYWSPTQMLAHMTVNGAGLRTGDLFASGTVSGDEKDERGSFLELSWSGKEPFALADGSTRSFLEDGDIVTLRATAPGTDGARIGLGEVTGRILPART
- a CDS encoding RDD family protein, giving the protein MSERASGWYPDPNDPDTLRYWDGILWTDRTMPRVKPGLEKSHISAAPQVPQHHQHPHLPHPGQHRPGQQQSSPNGPYRGQFQPASATARTPDGAELAPFWRRALAFIVDNILTSAIAAPLAWPWLSDWVHVVRTYFNESLDAAREGRGTPDAPDALYNFPWQVGLVAVAVYFVYEVALTVWRGQTVGKMLLGIKVRREENDKPPTFGAAVYRFAVKQLTSIVGPVPLLSFLVTIFQIVDYLRPLSDRMNQAFHDSWPGTYVVRKQRGGASEEQTPPGDRMY
- a CDS encoding Tox-REase-5 domain-containing protein, giving the protein MGYQEQITGAQRTANGHLSEYVRHDPTSGRPVAFDGRTFRGDPPVETFLDAKHGYAQLAHQPRSDWSTGTSDRLVSEAERQVRALPDGARLEWHASDPAGAAAIKDLLDSRGIFEIDVIHTSKV